One segment of Candidatus Omnitrophota bacterium DNA contains the following:
- a CDS encoding Rrf2 family transcriptional regulator gives MKISARSRYGTRLMLALALACDKGPVFLKDIARKEDISEKYLSQIIIPLRTQGLVNSFRGAHGGYSLAKAPGEITVREIVEILEGGLTLIDNLQDDNSLQPASVSIVRQLWDETGNSIIKALDSVTLETLVKRYNDKNAKSVFMYNI, from the coding sequence ATGAAAATTTCAGCTCGTAGTCGATATGGAACTCGGTTGATGCTGGCCTTAGCCTTGGCCTGCGATAAGGGGCCAGTTTTTTTAAAAGACATTGCCCGGAAGGAAGATATTTCTGAAAAGTACCTTAGTCAGATCATTATTCCTTTACGGACCCAAGGGTTAGTTAATTCTTTTCGTGGAGCCCACGGTGGCTATTCTTTAGCGAAAGCTCCCGGAGAGATAACGGTTAGAGAAATAGTGGAAATTCTTGAAGGTGGCTTAACTTTAATTGATAATTTGCAAGATGATAATAGTCTTCAACCAGCCTCAGTATCAATTGTTCGTCAACTTTGGGATGAGACCGGAAATAGTATTATCAAGGCTTTGGATTCAGTGACTCTTGAAACTTTAGTTAAACGATATAATGATAAGAATGCTAAGAGTGTTTTTATGTATAATATTTAA
- a CDS encoding glutamate-1-semialdehyde 2,1-aminomutase — protein sequence MNKKEYYSENSQLFKEAKQFLVGGVNSPVRSFSYVGGEPVLLKQGHGSKIYDYEGREFIDYCSSFGAMILGQARPEVVEAVRNQLTKGFGFGATHQSEVELARTINAAIPAIEKIRFVNSGTESLMSAVRLARGYTQRDKIVKFKNSYHGHADYLLAEAGSGLATGQIPLSKGVPLEFIKHTLIVDYGDTEALNSIFKQYGKSIAAVLVEPVGGNYGVTLPDIEFLKALRLITEKHDSLLVADEVITGFRFNFGSFLQTVGINADLICLGKIIGGGLPIGAYGGSSKIMNCLAPQGEVYQASTFSGNPIVMQAGIATLRILNQEAKNYEIINQFAKQFCDSISKYAVANGIDLKISRYRSMFSFKFSDRALFSLFYRSALEQGVYFAPSEYEANFLSFAHSSADIAKSIISVKKTLSCFVKKEVS from the coding sequence ATGAACAAGAAAGAATATTACTCAGAGAACAGTCAGTTGTTTAAAGAAGCCAAACAGTTTTTAGTTGGCGGAGTGAATAGTCCGGTACGGAGTTTTTCCTATGTCGGCGGTGAACCGGTATTATTAAAGCAAGGCCATGGTTCAAAGATATACGACTATGAAGGTAGAGAGTTTATTGACTATTGTTCATCTTTTGGTGCAATGATTTTGGGTCAGGCTCGTCCAGAAGTGGTTGAAGCAGTTAGAAATCAATTAACTAAAGGGTTTGGTTTTGGCGCAACTCATCAAAGTGAAGTTGAGCTTGCCCGAACCATTAACGCAGCAATCCCGGCTATCGAAAAGATCCGTTTTGTTAATTCAGGGACTGAAAGCTTAATGAGTGCGGTTCGTCTAGCTCGTGGCTACACTCAAAGAGATAAAATAGTTAAGTTCAAAAACTCTTATCATGGCCATGCCGATTATTTATTGGCTGAAGCTGGTTCGGGCTTGGCAACCGGACAGATTCCTTTAAGCAAAGGTGTACCGCTTGAGTTTATAAAACATACTTTAATTGTTGATTATGGTGATACCGAAGCCTTGAATAGCATTTTTAAGCAGTACGGTAAGTCAATCGCTGCAGTTTTGGTTGAACCAGTCGGTGGAAATTACGGAGTAACCCTTCCGGATATAGAATTTTTGAAAGCTTTGCGGTTGATTACTGAAAAGCATGATAGTTTGCTTGTCGCCGATGAGGTGATTACCGGTTTTAGGTTTAACTTTGGTTCTTTTTTACAAACTGTTGGCATAAATGCTGATTTAATCTGTTTAGGAAAGATTATTGGTGGTGGTTTACCGATTGGTGCCTACGGTGGCAGCTCTAAGATTATGAATTGTTTAGCTCCTCAGGGAGAGGTCTATCAGGCGTCAACTTTTTCCGGTAATCCAATTGTTATGCAAGCCGGCATTGCAACCTTGAGAATTTTGAACCAGGAAGCTAAAAATTACGAAATAATTAACCAGTTCGCTAAGCAGTTTTGTGATTCGATAAGTAAATATGCTGTTGCTAATGGTATAGATTTAAAGATAAGTAGATATCGATCAATGTTTAGCTTTAAGTTTTCCGACAGGGCTTTGTTTAGTTTATTTTATCGGTCTGCTTTGGAGCAAGGGGTTTACTTTGCCCCTTCGGAATATGAGGCAAATTTTTTATCTTTTGCCCATAGTTCAGCTGATATTGCTAAATCAATAATTTCGGTTAAAAAGACTTTAAGTTGTTTTGTAAAAAAAGAGGTTAGCTAA
- the hemB gene encoding porphobilinogen synthase, with protein sequence MIKESNKFNLSLSKLIYPLFVKEKEGPADEVKSMSGVFKYSLEALKDELVNLDHLGIRNILLFGLPVQKSWRGKSAWESNYFLCEAISFIKSRYPSFTIFTDICLCAYSSHGHCGIVLEGQVAIDNTLTLKALAAMALLHAKAGADFVCPSAMAENQVRAIRNKLDQNGYNQVKIMAYSAKFASQFYGPFREIADSAPRFGDRRAYQLDYHDRETALEKIRQDIKEGAGIVMVKPALAYLDIIVQAKRQFNFPLAVYNVSGEYALAKLGAQQGFWSEEDFVFELIGAIQRAGADYIISYHAADIAYWQKKYEQERILLREQSVV encoded by the coding sequence ATGATAAAAGAAAGTAATAAGTTTAATTTATCGCTTTCAAAGTTGATCTATCCTTTGTTTGTAAAAGAAAAGGAAGGTCCGGCCGATGAGGTTAAGTCAATGTCAGGAGTTTTTAAATATTCTTTAGAAGCCTTAAAGGATGAGCTGGTTAATCTTGATCATCTTGGGATTAGGAATATTTTACTTTTTGGTCTGCCAGTTCAAAAAAGTTGGCGAGGAAAATCAGCTTGGGAGAGTAATTATTTTCTTTGCGAGGCTATAAGTTTTATTAAGTCTCGTTATCCTAGTTTTACTATTTTTACTGATATTTGCTTGTGTGCTTATAGTTCACATGGTCATTGTGGAATAGTTCTGGAGGGTCAAGTCGCCATTGATAATACCCTAACTCTTAAAGCTCTTGCGGCAATGGCACTTTTACATGCAAAAGCTGGCGCTGATTTTGTTTGTCCTTCAGCAATGGCCGAGAATCAAGTTCGGGCAATTCGCAATAAGCTTGATCAAAATGGTTATAATCAGGTTAAAATTATGGCTTATTCAGCAAAGTTTGCTTCTCAATTTTATGGTCCTTTTCGTGAAATCGCTGATTCAGCTCCGCGTTTTGGAGATCGTCGAGCCTATCAACTTGATTATCATGATCGAGAAACTGCCCTAGAGAAGATAAGACAAGATATCAAAGAAGGAGCAGGCATTGTAATGGTTAAGCCGGCTTTAGCTTATCTGGATATAATTGTTCAGGCTAAAAGGCAATTTAATTTTCCTTTAGCTGTTTACAATGTAAGTGGTGAATATGCCTTGGCTAAGCTTGGCGCCCAACAGGGTTTTTGGTCGGAGGAAGACTTTGTGTTCGAACTTATTGGAGCAATCCAGCGTGCGGGAGCAGACTATATAATCAGTTACCATGCAGCTGATATTGCTTATTGGCAAAAAAAATATGAACAAGAAAGAATATTACTCAGAGAACAGTCAGTTGTTTAA
- the cobA gene encoding uroporphyrinogen-III C-methyltransferase, with product MSINNNKGKVYIVGAGPGDPELISLKGVRALRTADCVLYDFLSAPELLREVQPSCEKICVGKSDGLHLKEQNQINRLLYKKSLAFKTVVRLKGGDPFIFSRGAEEARYLNLKKVNYEIIPGITSALAGPLSAEIPLTIKNRISSVAILTGRKKDKKALIDAPDCETLVYLMAVANIGNVVKALRKSGRKDTVPCAFIERATTKKSRILQATIGTIEKRSKKSKIKPPAVLIVGEVVRERVRQFRNDKRK from the coding sequence ATGTCAATTAACAATAATAAAGGAAAAGTATATATAGTTGGAGCTGGACCAGGAGATCCTGAATTGATTAGCCTAAAGGGAGTCAGGGCTCTTCGTACAGCCGATTGTGTTCTTTATGATTTTTTATCGGCTCCGGAATTATTAAGAGAAGTTCAACCGTCTTGTGAGAAGATTTGTGTTGGTAAAAGTGACGGTTTACATTTAAAAGAGCAAAACCAAATCAATCGGCTTTTATACAAGAAGTCCTTGGCTTTTAAAACGGTAGTTCGGCTTAAAGGGGGGGACCCTTTTATTTTTAGCCGGGGAGCTGAGGAAGCAAGGTATCTTAATTTAAAAAAAGTTAACTACGAAATTATTCCCGGGATAACTTCAGCTTTGGCAGGGCCTTTAAGTGCTGAAATCCCGCTTACAATAAAAAATCGAATTTCATCGGTGGCCATTTTAACTGGCAGAAAGAAAGACAAAAAAGCTTTGATAGATGCCCCTGATTGTGAAACCTTAGTTTATCTTATGGCCGTAGCTAATATTGGAAATGTAGTTAAAGCTTTGCGCAAGTCCGGTCGAAAAGATACAGTACCTTGCGCTTTTATTGAACGGGCAACTACAAAAAAGTCGCGGATTTTACAGGCAACAATAGGAACTATTGAAAAAAGATCTAAAAAATCGAAAATTAAACCACCGGCGGTTTTAATCGTTGGTGAAGTAGTTAGAGAGAGAGTGAGGCAATTTAGAAATGATAAAAGAAAGTAA
- the hemC gene encoding hydroxymethylbilane synthase encodes MIRYIKIGTRPSSLALKQVEEVKQLLPFFNFEVVVIKTKGDKDKKTPLAFKEGSDFFTYEIEAALLSGEIDLAVHSAKDLEDEIPKSLIVAALTKSISRADCLVVRGNFTLDTLPKGSRIGTSSKNRKQAILNYREDLVALDIRGDIEERLAQVDCGKYDAVVMAKAALIRLGLEKRISQIIPFSIIEPHHLQGRLAIQLFRKRDDLLEIIRRLNVN; translated from the coding sequence ATGATTCGCTATATCAAAATAGGAACTCGGCCGAGTTCGTTAGCGCTTAAACAGGTTGAGGAAGTTAAACAGCTTTTGCCGTTTTTTAACTTTGAGGTTGTTGTAATTAAGACTAAAGGGGATAAAGATAAAAAGACACCTTTGGCTTTTAAGGAAGGGAGTGATTTTTTTACCTATGAAATTGAAGCAGCTTTATTGAGTGGTGAAATAGATCTTGCTGTGCATAGTGCAAAGGATCTAGAAGATGAAATCCCTAAAAGTTTGATAGTGGCGGCGCTAACCAAATCTATAAGCCGGGCCGATTGTTTGGTCGTTCGTGGCAACTTTACCTTAGATACGCTGCCCAAGGGATCTCGAATAGGTACCAGTAGCAAAAATCGCAAACAAGCAATTTTAAATTATCGAGAGGATTTAGTTGCTTTGGATATTCGTGGTGACATTGAAGAACGCTTGGCCCAAGTTGATTGCGGAAAATATGACGCAGTTGTTATGGCTAAGGCAGCTCTAATCCGTTTGGGATTAGAAAAACGCATTTCACAAATTATTCCTTTTAGTATTATTGAACCACACCATTTACAGGGCCGTTTGGCAATTCAGCTATTTAGAAAAAGGGATGATTTATTGGAAATCATTCGGAGGCTAAATGTCAATTAA
- a CDS encoding bifunctional precorrin-2 dehydrogenase/sirohydrochlorin ferrochelatase: MNYLPVALKIKNKKAIVVGGGKVGQRKIEALLLAEARITLIAPKVTVELRELAKQGAIEWLERKAKESDIFGATLVISATDDSFLNEQVSNWAKVKGISVNVVDKPLLSDFISPAVLRTEKALIAVYTDGKDPVLSRDLKNYLKEKWDEFLLYRNRL, from the coding sequence ATGAATTATTTACCAGTTGCGCTTAAAATTAAAAACAAGAAAGCCATCGTGGTTGGCGGTGGTAAAGTAGGCCAGCGTAAAATTGAGGCTTTGCTTTTGGCTGAAGCCAGAATTACTCTGATTGCGCCTAAAGTCACAGTAGAGTTAAGAGAGTTAGCCAAGCAGGGGGCTATTGAATGGTTGGAGCGCAAAGCTAAAGAATCAGACATCTTCGGAGCAACTTTAGTTATCTCGGCAACCGATGATTCTTTCCTAAATGAACAGGTGAGCAATTGGGCTAAAGTCAAGGGCATTTCAGTTAATGTTGTAGACAAACCTCTTTTGAGTGATTTTATTTCACCAGCTGTTCTGCGAACGGAAAAAGCTTTAATCGCAGTGTATACTGATGGCAAGGATCCGGTTTTATCCCGAGATTTAAAAAATTATCTCAAGGAGAAGTGGGATGAATTTTTACTCTATCGCAATAGACTATAA
- a CDS encoding phosphoadenylyl-sulfate reductase: MSLLGTQDDLKVLVETLNFKQKVDRSLQLIREAYDKYGDGLVVANSLGKDSVVVWDLAKKVDPKIKGFIVTTRFKPKETVEFMNQEVVRYPELAVYKNDSEISPELYNVDPDQCCEVLKVEPVKRAVDEMKVTCWVTGLRCTEGRTRTDYKEVEERDKGLIKLNPILIWKEREVWQYLALYEVKVNPLYKEGYRSLGCSPCTRITNDDNERAGRWIGTSKCGGECGIHTRPLKSNLDGDGI, from the coding sequence ATGAGTTTGTTAGGCACACAAGACGATTTGAAAGTATTGGTTGAAACTTTAAATTTTAAGCAAAAGGTGGATCGATCCTTACAACTTATAAGAGAAGCATATGATAAATATGGTGATGGCCTGGTTGTTGCTAACAGTTTAGGTAAGGATTCAGTTGTGGTTTGGGATTTGGCAAAGAAGGTTGACCCAAAAATAAAAGGGTTTATTGTAACCACTCGGTTCAAGCCCAAAGAAACAGTTGAGTTTATGAATCAAGAAGTTGTCCGTTATCCGGAATTGGCAGTATATAAGAATGATTCAGAGATATCGCCCGAATTATACAATGTTGATCCTGATCAATGTTGTGAGGTTTTAAAGGTTGAGCCGGTGAAGAGAGCGGTGGATGAGATGAAAGTTACCTGTTGGGTTACTGGATTGCGTTGTACTGAGGGTCGAACCCGGACCGATTACAAGGAAGTTGAGGAACGCGATAAAGGATTGATAAAACTTAATCCGATTCTCATTTGGAAAGAAAGAGAAGTTTGGCAGTATTTAGCCTTATATGAAGTTAAGGTGAACCCTCTTTATAAGGAGGGTTATCGTTCTTTAGGTTGCTCTCCTTGCACCAGAATCACTAATGACGACAATGAGCGGGCCGGACGTTGGATTGGAACTAGCAAATGCGGTGGTGAGTGTGGAATCCACACTCGGCCGTTAAAGTCTAATTTAGACGGAGATGGGATATAA
- a CDS encoding DUF2061 domain-containing protein, with amino-acid sequence MEHPKRSLVKSLTWRVIAFLTTIIAIYIYTKDVKESLVVGIAANTVKIFLYYIHERIWNKVKFGRIKEIEYQI; translated from the coding sequence ATGGAACATCCAAAACGATCTTTAGTCAAATCTTTAACTTGGCGGGTAATTGCTTTTTTGACTACGATAATTGCTATCTATATTTATACCAAAGACGTTAAAGAGTCATTGGTAGTGGGCATTGCCGCAAATACAGTAAAGATATTCCTTTACTATATACATGAACGAATTTGGAATAAGGTAAAATTCGGAAGAATTAAGGAAATAGAGTATCAAATCTAA
- the thiE gene encoding thiamine phosphate synthase gives MKSISNYNLYLVTGEQRSATKKTLEVVRLAINGGANIIQLRDKNMARSELVSLGKKLSTLAKSKNIVFIVNDDPDLAAELDADGVHLGQTDIEKYSVEKTRKLIGRNKIIGLSTHSLEQIEQANKLDINYIAFGPLFETKTKNYSIGTRDLTKALSLSKFPLVCIGGINSNNIEEVLKLGATNIAMIREITESQDIEKKVKQLKSLITKYKKNADNN, from the coding sequence ATGAAGAGCATTAGCAATTACAACTTATATTTAGTTACTGGTGAGCAACGCTCAGCTACAAAAAAAACCCTAGAAGTAGTGAGGTTAGCCATTAACGGCGGGGCAAATATTATCCAGCTACGTGATAAAAATATGGCCCGGTCTGAGCTAGTCAGCTTAGGAAAAAAACTCTCGACATTAGCTAAGAGTAAGAATATAGTATTTATTGTTAACGACGACCCGGATTTAGCCGCTGAGCTAGATGCTGACGGAGTGCACCTAGGACAAACTGACATAGAAAAATACTCGGTAGAAAAAACAAGAAAACTAATCGGTAGGAATAAAATTATTGGCCTATCAACCCATTCCCTAGAACAAATAGAACAAGCTAATAAGCTTGATATTAATTACATTGCCTTTGGACCATTATTTGAAACTAAAACTAAAAACTACTCAATTGGAACTAGAGATTTAACTAAAGCTTTATCGTTATCAAAATTTCCTTTAGTTTGTATTGGTGGTATAAACTCAAATAATATCGAAGAAGTTTTAAAGCTGGGCGCAACTAATATTGCTATGATTCGAGAAATTACTGAAAGTCAAGATATAGAAAAAAAAGTGAAACAGCTAAAAAGCCTGATAACCAAATATAAAAAAAATGCAGATAACAATTAA
- the thiS gene encoding sulfur carrier protein ThiS, with protein MQITINGKKEIIDNPKSLLELIGEKKLNKEKMVVELNLKIIPRDNLKSTQIQEGDSIEFVSFVGGG; from the coding sequence ATGCAGATAACAATTAACGGGAAAAAAGAAATTATCGATAACCCTAAATCTCTCCTTGAGCTTATCGGTGAAAAAAAACTAAATAAAGAAAAAATGGTAGTTGAGTTAAATCTCAAGATTATTCCCCGTGACAATCTTAAAAGTACTCAAATTCAAGAAGGAGATTCAATTGAATTTGTTAGCTTCGTAGGAGGAGGTTAA
- a CDS encoding thiazole synthase gives MSDSLIIAGQEIKNRLFVGTGKFPNKPIIKEVLEQAKTEVATVALRRIDLESKEDNILDYIPTNCTVMTNTSGARNAQEAIRIARLSKAAGCGNWIKLEVIADNKHLLPDNLETLKATEVLAKEGFIVLPYMSPDLSVAKKLIEVGAAAVMPLGSPIGSKRGVKTAELVKILIKEIAEPIIVDAGIGYPSEAAYCMELGCAAVLVNTAIATAKDPVKMAESFNLAVRAGRLSYLNATKSSGQASASSPLTGFLQTSE, from the coding sequence ATGTCGGATTCATTAATAATCGCCGGACAAGAAATCAAAAACCGCCTTTTCGTGGGGACCGGTAAGTTTCCCAACAAACCAATCATAAAGGAAGTTTTAGAACAGGCTAAAACAGAAGTTGCAACCGTTGCTTTGCGCCGAATTGACCTAGAATCAAAAGAAGATAATATTCTTGATTACATTCCAACTAACTGCACAGTTATGACTAACACCTCTGGTGCAAGAAACGCCCAGGAAGCAATCCGTATTGCTAGATTGAGTAAAGCTGCTGGCTGTGGAAATTGGATAAAACTAGAGGTAATCGCCGACAATAAACACCTCCTGCCTGACAATCTAGAAACTTTAAAAGCTACTGAAGTTTTAGCCAAAGAAGGTTTTATAGTCCTGCCCTATATGAGCCCTGATTTATCAGTAGCTAAAAAATTGATCGAGGTCGGAGCTGCTGCAGTTATGCCACTGGGCTCACCAATCGGCTCAAAACGCGGAGTAAAAACTGCGGAATTAGTCAAAATTCTAATTAAAGAAATTGCTGAACCAATTATCGTTGACGCTGGAATTGGTTATCCATCAGAAGCAGCTTACTGTATGGAACTAGGCTGTGCGGCGGTCTTAGTTAATACGGCCATAGCCACTGCCAAAGATCCGGTTAAAATGGCTGAAAGCTTCAACTTGGCAGTCCGTGCCGGCCGCCTGTCTTATCTTAACGCAACTAAAAGCTCTGGACAGGCATCAGCATCTTCTCCGCTTACCGGTTTCCTGCAAACAAGTGAATAG
- the thiH gene encoding 2-iminoacetate synthase ThiH, translated as MSFYNIYHKYKNCSFEELPNQELTKLLSLEAEKSLEAMAQKAKTLTLQNFGKTISLYTPLYLSNYCENECLYCGFNANNKIPRRKLKIDELKKEAKFIAKTGLQHILILTGESKKLSPLSYIKESVKILNKLFSSISIEIYPLSQTEYKELIAAGVDGLTIYQEVYSQSEYKKLHPAGPKQDYQFRLDAPERAARAGIRTINIGSLLGLAPWRKEAFFMLKHAEYLQNKYPEIEMSISLPRLRPQFNNFQTPYEVSDKNIVQIITAARIFMPRLGITLSTRENSQLRNNLIKLGITKMSAGSTTAVGGHTLEKTYIKNSLQFEISDKRDVSQIKIMLLKEGYQPVLKDWVGALQNE; from the coding sequence ATGAGTTTTTATAATATTTATCACAAATACAAAAACTGCTCCTTTGAAGAACTACCCAACCAAGAGCTAACCAAGCTTCTTTCTCTTGAGGCTGAAAAATCTTTAGAAGCAATGGCTCAAAAAGCCAAAACTTTGACCTTGCAGAATTTCGGAAAAACAATTAGCCTCTATACCCCACTCTACCTATCAAACTATTGCGAGAATGAATGCCTTTACTGCGGATTCAATGCAAACAATAAAATTCCAAGAAGGAAACTAAAAATTGATGAGCTAAAAAAAGAAGCTAAATTCATCGCTAAGACCGGCCTGCAACACATACTAATTCTTACTGGCGAATCGAAAAAGCTAAGCCCACTCTCCTACATAAAAGAATCTGTAAAAATACTAAATAAATTATTTAGTTCAATATCAATTGAAATTTACCCCTTAAGTCAAACAGAATATAAAGAACTTATCGCCGCGGGTGTCGACGGTCTAACAATTTATCAAGAGGTATATTCTCAATCAGAATACAAAAAACTCCATCCGGCTGGTCCAAAACAAGATTATCAATTTAGACTCGATGCTCCAGAAAGGGCTGCCCGAGCCGGTATACGTACCATTAACATCGGAAGCCTGCTAGGGCTAGCTCCTTGGCGAAAAGAAGCTTTTTTCATGCTAAAGCATGCTGAATACCTGCAAAATAAATACCCAGAAATAGAAATGAGCATTTCCTTACCGCGGCTAAGACCTCAATTTAATAACTTTCAAACTCCTTATGAGGTAAGTGATAAAAACATCGTCCAAATAATTACTGCCGCCAGGATATTTATGCCACGCTTAGGAATTACCCTATCAACCCGGGAAAATTCTCAGCTTCGCAATAACCTAATTAAATTAGGCATAACTAAAATGAGCGCTGGTTCAACCACTGCTGTCGGCGGTCATACTTTGGAAAAAACTTACATTAAAAATTCACTCCAGTTTGAAATTTCTGACAAACGAGATGTTTCTCAAATCAAAATAATGTTGCTTAAAGAAGGATACCAACCAGTGCTAAAGGACTGGGTCGGAGCACTGCAAAATGAATAA
- the thiF gene encoding sulfur carrier protein ThiS adenylyltransferase ThiF — MNNFEKEIIKYFGKDQFKKIQSVTIGIAGLGGLGSNCSHNLIRCGFKKLIIVDFDKVELSNLNRQFYFLNQIGKRKVDALKENLLKINPDIKITTYCEKLEKNNLKNIFKGCSIIIEAFDKAEYKSLIVETFLPTDKFIVSASGLAGYGKSDEIKIHRLRKNLAIVGDLKSEASQDLPPLSPRVNIAAAKQADVVLNYILKNI, encoded by the coding sequence ATGAATAACTTTGAAAAAGAAATCATTAAGTACTTTGGTAAAGATCAATTTAAAAAAATTCAATCAGTAACCATCGGCATTGCTGGGCTTGGTGGCCTTGGCTCAAACTGCAGCCATAATCTTATCCGCTGCGGTTTTAAAAAACTAATAATTGTTGATTTTGATAAGGTTGAGCTTTCAAATTTAAACCGCCAATTTTACTTCTTAAATCAAATAGGCAAGCGCAAAGTTGATGCCCTTAAAGAAAATCTGCTTAAAATTAACCCCGACATCAAAATCACGACTTATTGTGAAAAATTAGAAAAAAACAACCTAAAAAATATTTTTAAAGGTTGTTCTATTATCATTGAAGCTTTCGATAAAGCCGAATACAAAAGCTTAATCGTTGAAACTTTCCTCCCTACCGATAAGTTTATTGTTTCGGCCTCAGGCTTAGCCGGATATGGAAAAAGTGATGAAATAAAAATTCACCGCCTAAGAAAAAATCTGGCTATTGTTGGTGACCTTAAGTCCGAAGCCAGCCAAGACTTGCCACCGCTTTCTCCACGGGTAAATATTGCGGCAGCTAAACAAGCTGATGTGGTATTAAACTATATATTAAAAAACATTTAA
- a CDS encoding radical SAM protein, protein MSSIAKLPDLLFSDSKGKVYHHSTLKMVVESLGKYSLPKGQEIIAMPKGSTLFYLPGRKPLGFNPQSKKVELLDKFKGQDVFAVAVFPIPAYLRLHLPVVKVISKKCLPLWAYTACGFHRGRFVVSAIRVDKRVRQSPWFYDGKRVKEGVRSFFKRYPKNRLYQHLANCALNYNCLAAKNLFLQRWEAPLPTARSCNAKCLGCLSHQEEGLCASHNRISFMPDRDELVEVMSNHLRVAQEAIVSFGQGCEGEPLLGADSLARAVVEVRKLTSRGTINMNTNASLPNKIKNLCLAGIDSFRVSLNSPDKRFYDLYFKPQGYSFSDVLKSIAIAKRYNKFVSINLFVFPGFSDSTKQIKSLIKLIKNSGIDMIQWRNLNMDPEIYRKIIPTKNVKAQGILYLLKSIKREFPKLKMGYFNLPKEQFKSF, encoded by the coding sequence ATGAGTTCGATAGCCAAATTACCTGATTTATTATTTTCCGATTCTAAGGGTAAGGTTTACCACCACTCAACCTTAAAGATGGTGGTTGAAAGCTTAGGAAAGTATTCTTTACCTAAGGGCCAGGAGATAATTGCAATGCCTAAGGGCTCAACTCTTTTTTATCTGCCTGGGCGAAAACCCCTGGGATTTAATCCTCAAAGCAAGAAAGTTGAGCTTTTAGATAAATTTAAGGGCCAGGATGTTTTTGCTGTTGCAGTTTTTCCGATTCCAGCTTATTTAAGGTTACATCTACCAGTAGTAAAGGTTATTAGTAAAAAATGTCTACCGCTTTGGGCCTATACTGCTTGTGGTTTTCATCGAGGTCGTTTTGTTGTTAGCGCTATAAGAGTAGATAAAAGAGTCCGCCAAAGCCCGTGGTTTTACGATGGTAAGCGAGTTAAAGAAGGGGTGAGAAGCTTTTTTAAAAGATATCCTAAAAATAGGCTTTATCAGCACTTAGCTAATTGCGCTCTTAATTATAATTGCTTAGCCGCGAAAAATTTGTTTCTTCAGCGGTGGGAGGCACCTTTGCCGACAGCCAGAAGTTGTAATGCAAAATGCTTGGGTTGCTTGAGCCATCAAGAGGAAGGTCTTTGTGCTTCGCATAACCGGATTAGTTTTATGCCTGATCGAGATGAGCTGGTTGAGGTTATGAGTAACCATTTGAGGGTGGCCCAAGAAGCTATAGTTAGCTTTGGTCAGGGTTGCGAAGGCGAACCATTGCTAGGCGCAGATAGCCTTGCTAGGGCTGTGGTTGAGGTTAGGAAGTTGACTTCCCGAGGCACGATCAATATGAATACTAATGCTAGCTTGCCCAATAAGATTAAAAATTTATGCTTAGCTGGGATTGATTCTTTTCGGGTGAGCTTGAATAGTCCAGATAAGAGGTTTTATGATCTATATTTTAAACCCCAAGGATATAGTTTTTCAGATGTTTTAAAGTCAATAGCGATAGCCAAAAGGTATAATAAGTTTGTTTCGATAAATCTGTTTGTTTTTCCCGGTTTTTCAGATTCAACCAAACAAATAAAAAGTTTGATTAAACTTATAAAAAATAGTGGGATTGATATGATTCAATGGCGTAATTTGAATATGGATCCGGAGATCTATCGAAAAATAATTCCAACCAAAAATGTAAAAGCTCAAGGTATTTTATATCTGCTTAAATCTATCAAAAGAGAGTTTCCTAAGCTCAAAATGGGCTATTTTAACTTGCCAAAAGAACAGTTTAAGTCATTCTAA